From Deinococcus misasensis DSM 22328, one genomic window encodes:
- the ssuD gene encoding FMNH2-dependent alkanesulfonate monooxygenase, giving the protein MTQHSTPDIFWFIPTSGDGRHLGSHNQQRTNTFDYLKSVAIAADTLGFDGALLPTGYGCEESWVTASALASLTRRLKFLVAVRPGLISPALAARMTAALDRISGGRVSLNLVSGAGDKALLAEGLPEQYLDKDARYQLTREWVHIFRALLEGQKVTYQGEHLQITDGQLQFGPVQQPLPPVYFGGSSEPAIQVAADYTDVYLTWGEPPHIAREKIERVSEQAALAGRKVRFGVRAHIIIRETEEEAWREADRLIEKLDDASIHKAQQQLSQSDSTGQQRMLSLHGGDRNKLTIYKNLWAGVGLVRAGAGTAFVGNPENIARLIQEYQDIGVDTFVLSGYPHLEEAYRTAELLFPVIGKTQTGVLKVQETERRVAVSY; this is encoded by the coding sequence ATGACCCAACATTCCACACCTGACATTTTCTGGTTCATTCCCACCAGCGGAGACGGACGCCACCTTGGCAGCCACAACCAGCAACGCACCAACACCTTCGATTACCTCAAAAGCGTCGCCATTGCTGCAGACACCCTCGGATTTGATGGTGCCCTGCTCCCCACCGGATACGGCTGCGAAGAGTCATGGGTGACCGCCAGCGCTCTGGCTTCCCTCACCCGCAGGCTGAAATTTCTGGTGGCTGTGCGCCCCGGACTGATCTCCCCAGCCCTCGCTGCCCGCATGACCGCCGCTCTGGACCGCATCTCTGGCGGACGGGTGTCCCTGAACCTCGTGTCCGGGGCTGGAGACAAAGCCCTGCTCGCAGAAGGTTTGCCCGAGCAGTACCTTGACAAAGATGCCCGCTACCAACTGACCCGCGAATGGGTGCACATCTTCCGTGCCCTCTTGGAAGGCCAAAAAGTCACCTATCAGGGAGAGCACCTGCAAATCACCGACGGCCAATTGCAATTCGGCCCGGTGCAACAACCCCTCCCTCCTGTGTACTTCGGAGGCAGCAGTGAACCCGCCATTCAGGTGGCCGCAGATTACACCGACGTGTACCTGACCTGGGGTGAACCTCCCCACATCGCCCGTGAAAAAATCGAACGGGTGAGCGAACAGGCCGCTCTGGCCGGACGCAAAGTGCGTTTCGGGGTGCGTGCCCACATCATCATCCGCGAAACCGAAGAAGAGGCGTGGCGTGAAGCAGACCGCCTGATCGAAAAACTCGATGATGCCAGCATCCACAAAGCCCAACAGCAGCTTTCCCAGAGCGACTCCACCGGACAGCAGCGCATGCTTTCCCTGCACGGCGGAGACCGCAACAAACTCACCATTTACAAGAACCTCTGGGCCGGAGTGGGTCTGGTCCGGGCCGGTGCCGGAACCGCTTTCGTCGGCAACCCTGAGAACATCGCCCGACTGATTCAGGAATACCAGGACATCGGGGTGGACACCTTCGTGCTCTCTGGCTACCCGCACCTTGAAGAAGCCTACCGCACCGCTGAACTCTTATTCCCGGTCATCGGCAAAACCCAGACCGGCGTGCTGAAAGTGCAAGAAACCGAACGCCGTGTCGCTGTTTCTTACTGA
- a CDS encoding nitroreductase family protein, producing the protein MTAISAIPGSLRATEAIETRRSIRKYHPDMPLHHLQEILRLATLAPSAWNAQPWRFVVVASPEVKTQLHAAAYQQNQVLEAPYTIVLYSDAEDTLHTAIETSHPHFGEEGQIRQVQTLQKALSRLSIEQRAQWGDTQANILLGVLMVAARGLGYDTVPMLGFDQSKVKTLLGLPEHVTITALLPIGRAAETGRPHHRHSLERLTRYV; encoded by the coding sequence ATGACCGCCATTTCCGCCATCCCCGGCAGCCTGAGGGCCACCGAAGCCATCGAAACCCGGCGCAGCATCCGCAAATACCATCCAGACATGCCCCTGCACCACCTGCAGGAGATCCTGCGCCTCGCCACCCTCGCCCCGAGTGCATGGAACGCACAGCCCTGGCGGTTTGTGGTGGTGGCAAGCCCCGAGGTCAAAACCCAGCTTCATGCTGCTGCATACCAGCAAAATCAGGTGCTGGAAGCCCCTTACACCATCGTTCTGTACAGCGATGCCGAAGACACCCTGCACACCGCCATCGAAACCTCACACCCCCACTTTGGGGAAGAAGGCCAGATCCGGCAGGTGCAAACCCTGCAAAAAGCCCTGTCTCGCCTGAGCATCGAACAGCGTGCCCAGTGGGGAGACACCCAGGCCAACATCCTGCTTGGGGTATTGATGGTGGCAGCCAGAGGACTGGGTTACGACACTGTCCCAATGCTGGGTTTTGACCAGAGCAAAGTGAAAACCTTGCTGGGTTTGCCCGAGCATGTGACCATCACCGCCCTGCTTCCGATTGGCCGGGCCGCAGAAACCGGACGTCCCCACCACCGACACAGCCTTGAGCGCCTCACCCGTTACGTTTGA